From the Exiguobacterium aurantiacum genome, one window contains:
- a CDS encoding helix-turn-helix domain-containing protein — MSIHIAVVGSHDFVETIRSFGAPEDVRFAYHPYEHPHEAAVVAKALGSFDGVFFSGSFPFAYATPHLTHVAAHHVVQDETVLLTTLLYATLTHSVSLNQVSIDLVEPERLTSILDSFPNQRSAPVVMRISPDLAFENVIAFHANQQAGQAKLAITSIERVHHELVRAGFNSQLMIEPTATVRHHLDQLIHQVRQQLADAAQFAIIRYDTDDTALSDHLASVRYLGGHIESTEDHNITVLTTKGEVMNAFDENTLTPNGTYRIGIGYGTDYQKADEHAQIALSAASEERIRIVDDSKRLSFPTRDAHIPYRVTEQLAFDFIKQAGVSPVNIGKILQFAKRKHDFTAKELTEYLDVTRRTTERLIKKLNEAGIIDVIGEEMSYSQGRPRAVYKFNFPTS, encoded by the coding sequence ATGTCCATCCATATCGCCGTCGTCGGGTCACACGATTTCGTGGAAACAATCCGGTCTTTCGGTGCACCAGAAGATGTCCGGTTCGCCTATCATCCGTATGAACACCCTCACGAGGCAGCGGTTGTCGCCAAAGCGCTCGGCTCGTTCGATGGTGTCTTTTTTTCGGGGTCGTTCCCGTTCGCCTATGCGACCCCTCATCTCACGCACGTGGCCGCGCATCACGTCGTCCAAGACGAGACCGTCCTATTGACGACGCTTCTTTATGCGACGCTCACCCACTCCGTGTCGCTCAATCAAGTATCAATCGACTTGGTCGAACCGGAACGGCTGACGTCGATTCTCGACTCATTCCCGAACCAACGGAGCGCCCCCGTCGTGATGCGCATCAGTCCCGATCTCGCATTCGAGAACGTCATCGCCTTTCACGCTAACCAGCAAGCCGGACAAGCGAAGTTGGCCATCACGAGCATCGAGCGAGTACATCATGAGCTCGTTCGTGCCGGGTTCAACAGTCAGCTGATGATTGAGCCGACAGCGACCGTCAGGCACCATCTCGACCAGTTGATTCACCAAGTTCGGCAACAGTTGGCCGATGCAGCCCAGTTCGCCATCATCCGCTACGACACGGATGACACGGCGTTGAGCGACCACCTCGCCTCGGTCCGTTATCTTGGTGGACATATCGAATCCACGGAGGACCATAACATCACGGTATTGACAACCAAAGGTGAAGTGATGAACGCGTTCGATGAAAATACGCTAACACCGAACGGGACATACCGCATCGGAATCGGCTATGGGACAGACTATCAAAAGGCCGACGAGCATGCCCAAATCGCCTTGTCTGCCGCGAGTGAGGAACGCATCCGCATCGTCGATGATTCGAAACGTTTATCGTTCCCGACCCGTGACGCGCATATTCCGTATCGTGTGACGGAACAACTCGCCTTCGACTTTATCAAACAAGCTGGGGTCAGCCCAGTCAATATCGGGAAAATTTTACAGTTTGCCAAACGAAAGCACGATTTCACGGCAAAAGAGTTGACCGAATATCTCGACGTGACGCGACGGACGACGGAACGGCTCATAAAAAAACTCAATGAGGCCGGAATCATCGATGTGATCGGCGAAGAGATGAGCTATAGCCAAGGCCGGCCCCGCGCCGTCTATAAATTCAATTTCCCGACCTCATGA
- the nhaC gene encoding Na+/H+ antiporter NhaC, which translates to MKLRWAVLPLLVMIGVMLVAIVRLEQGPHIPLIVGTAVASLVAWRHGYKWKEIEEMMYKGIRLALPAVVIIILVGLTIGAWIGGGVVATMIYYGLTIISPAYFLVTICIICSVVALSIGSSWSTMGTIGVAGMGIGLSMGIPAPMVAGAVISGAYFGDKMSPLSDTTNLAAGLTHTNLFEHIRHMLYTTIPGLVIALGAYWWLGRRFSETTTDSSEIVQTLAILQDSFVISPWLLLIPLAVIVLVARKVPAIPALVIGIALGFLAQVIVQGGTLADSVGALQSGYVIDTGNELVDNLFSRGGLDAMMYTVSMTIVAMTFGGILEYSGMLQSIMNQIVKLAKTAGSMIASTILAGIATNATCSEQYISIVVPSRMFAGAYQKMGLHSKNLSRALEDGGTLTSVFIPWNTCGVFILGTLGVGAFEYAPYAILNFIVPVISIIYAFTGFTIERIAVLSAEPSIEQQAAQ; encoded by the coding sequence ATGAAGCTTCGCTGGGCGGTATTGCCGCTACTTGTCATGATTGGGGTCATGCTCGTAGCCATCGTCCGATTAGAACAAGGGCCACACATCCCGCTCATCGTCGGGACGGCGGTCGCGTCACTCGTCGCATGGCGACACGGCTACAAGTGGAAAGAGATCGAGGAGATGATGTACAAAGGGATTCGGCTCGCTTTGCCGGCCGTCGTCATCATCATCTTGGTCGGTTTGACGATCGGGGCCTGGATTGGGGGAGGCGTCGTCGCGACAATGATTTATTACGGCTTGACGATTATTTCACCGGCCTATTTCTTGGTGACCATTTGTATCATCTGCTCAGTCGTCGCGCTCTCAATCGGTAGCTCATGGTCGACGATGGGAACGATTGGTGTCGCTGGGATGGGCATCGGGCTGAGTATGGGGATACCAGCACCGATGGTCGCCGGAGCGGTCATTTCAGGGGCATACTTTGGGGACAAGATGTCCCCGTTGTCGGATACGACGAATCTCGCGGCCGGTTTGACGCATACAAACTTGTTCGAACATATTCGGCATATGCTCTACACGACGATTCCAGGGCTCGTCATCGCGCTCGGCGCCTATTGGTGGCTTGGCAGACGGTTCAGTGAGACGACGACGGATTCTTCAGAAATCGTCCAAACACTCGCTATTTTACAGGACAGCTTCGTCATCTCGCCGTGGCTCTTATTGATTCCACTTGCTGTCATCGTCCTCGTCGCGAGAAAAGTACCCGCTATTCCGGCGCTTGTCATCGGGATCGCACTCGGCTTTCTCGCCCAAGTCATCGTCCAAGGCGGAACGCTTGCGGATAGCGTCGGGGCGCTGCAGAGCGGCTATGTGATTGACACCGGCAATGAACTCGTCGACAACTTGTTCAGTCGGGGCGGGCTCGACGCGATGATGTACACCGTCTCGATGACGATCGTCGCGATGACGTTCGGGGGGATTTTAGAATACTCGGGGATGCTGCAATCGATTATGAACCAAATCGTCAAACTTGCGAAGACGGCAGGTTCGATGATCGCGTCGACGATTCTCGCAGGGATTGCGACGAACGCCACGTGTTCCGAACAATACATCTCGATTGTCGTTCCGTCTCGTATGTTTGCAGGTGCCTATCAGAAAATGGGGCTTCACTCGAAAAACTTATCGCGGGCGCTCGAGGACGGTGGGACGTTGACATCTGTGTTCATCCCGTGGAACACGTGCGGTGTGTTCATTCTCGGGACGCTCGGCGTCGGGGCATTCGAATATGCGCCTTACGCAATCTTGAACTTCATCGTTCCGGTCATCTCGATTATCTATGCGTTCACAGGTTTCACGATTGAACGGATCGCTGTGTTGAGTGCAGAACCATCAATCGAACAACAAGCTGCGCAATGA
- a CDS encoding amidohydrolase, with amino-acid sequence MTNVLNWFEHFHAHPEVSWKEVETTKTIADILTSWQVRHATFADVTGVIAEIGDGDDVIAVRADIDALWQQVDGTFQANHSCGHDANISMVLGALDELRHETLSKRIRFIFQPAEEQGNGSLAMIQHGALTGVSQLYGIHLRPLEELQRGQYAATIQHGAAFFLKGSISGDDAHGARPHQGQNALDVIFTIQQMLKSIYLSPFEPHSIKLTGVQAGSDNLNIIPGNATFSIDVRAQQNKELLELRDRVETLLHQIAVLHGVTIDWEWQDFTPGAVIGERSSRHAAEAISERFGENALVDRIITSGSDDFHFYTVEQPGLDATMIGIGANLTPGLHHPHMTFERDVLPEAAALLADTLRRAANDN; translated from the coding sequence ATGACGAACGTATTGAACTGGTTTGAGCATTTTCATGCCCATCCAGAAGTGAGTTGGAAAGAAGTCGAGACGACGAAGACGATTGCCGACATCTTGACGTCATGGCAAGTCCGTCACGCGACGTTTGCAGACGTGACCGGTGTCATCGCTGAGATTGGGGATGGAGACGATGTCATTGCCGTCCGGGCCGATATCGACGCGTTATGGCAACAAGTCGACGGGACGTTTCAAGCCAACCATTCATGCGGCCACGATGCCAATATCAGCATGGTGCTCGGGGCGCTCGATGAGTTGAGACATGAGACGCTATCGAAGCGGATTCGGTTTATCTTCCAACCGGCGGAAGAACAAGGCAACGGCTCGCTCGCGATGATTCAACACGGGGCGTTAACGGGCGTCAGTCAGCTGTACGGCATCCATTTGCGTCCGCTCGAAGAACTGCAGCGCGGACAATATGCGGCTACGATTCAACATGGGGCCGCATTCTTCTTGAAAGGCAGCATTAGCGGCGACGACGCCCATGGCGCGCGTCCGCATCAAGGCCAAAACGCGCTTGACGTCATCTTCACGATTCAACAGATGCTCAAAAGCATCTACTTGTCTCCGTTCGAGCCGCATTCAATCAAGTTGACGGGCGTTCAGGCTGGCAGTGACAATTTGAACATTATTCCGGGAAATGCGACGTTCTCGATTGATGTTCGGGCCCAACAGAACAAGGAACTGCTTGAGCTGCGCGACCGTGTCGAAACACTCCTACACCAGATTGCTGTCCTTCACGGCGTCACCATCGACTGGGAGTGGCAAGACTTCACACCGGGCGCCGTGATTGGCGAACGCTCGAGCCGACATGCGGCCGAAGCAATTAGCGAGCGGTTCGGGGAGAATGCGCTCGTTGATCGCATCATCACCTCGGGTAGCGATGATTTTCATTTTTATACGGTCGAACAACCGGGACTCGATGCGACGATGATTGGGATCGGCGCCAACTTGACGCCGGGGCTCCATCATCCGCACATGACGTTCGAACGTGACGTCTTACCGGAAGCGGCCGCCTTGCTGGCTGACACGTTACGACGGGCCGCAAACGATAATTGA
- a CDS encoding DoxX family protein — protein sequence MIRKLYGILFLGAGVMHFVQERAFMSIIPKSWPFKRFMVQASGVIEVVYGALLLTNKGTRFVKRTLPAFLIAVFPANINMALKPSKLGKMPLPKWVTWARLPLQWVLIKGVKKI from the coding sequence TTGATTCGTAAACTATATGGGATTTTATTTCTCGGGGCGGGTGTTATGCACTTCGTTCAAGAACGGGCATTCATGTCGATCATTCCGAAGTCGTGGCCGTTCAAACGGTTCATGGTTCAGGCGAGCGGGGTCATCGAAGTCGTCTATGGCGCGCTGTTGCTCACGAACAAAGGGACACGGTTCGTGAAACGCACGTTACCGGCATTTTTGATTGCCGTCTTCCCGGCGAACATCAATATGGCGCTTAAACCGTCAAAACTCGGTAAGATGCCACTTCCGAAATGGGTGACGTGGGCCCGGTTGCCGCTGCAATGGGTCTTGATTAAAGGGGTCAAAAAAATATAA
- a CDS encoding S1C family serine protease — protein sequence MERNDRPTEPNESNRHEDWLDTELGSSEQSSEPTRVEQTARPSFVGRMFPGFVGGVIGAVLTGAIAFPFIDQVPTNVSDTNVTSEGSPVQTTSTTTDSSVTDAVATAQPAVVTVNNFASNGFSNEAVEAGVGSGVIYKKDGDSAYIVTNHHVVNGADRLTVTFNDGSTADAKLMGSDATYDLAVLEVDADKVSSVISIGKSSELKPGQTVIAIGNPLGQFENSVTRGVVSSTSRLVPVDTDENGQADFNAEVIQTDAAINPGNSGGALINESGQLIGINSMKIATDSVEGVGFSIPVDIALPLINQIEQTGEVNHPSLGVSLRDVSEFPPGYLTEQINLPESVTAGTIIVEVQANSSAARAGLEARDVIVKINDQAVSSFIDLRSELIRDTDGTVKIEYVRDGKTETVDVEIQNANGDAL from the coding sequence ATGGAACGCAATGATCGTCCAACAGAACCAAACGAATCAAATCGCCACGAGGATTGGCTCGACACCGAGCTCGGCTCGTCAGAACAATCTTCAGAACCAACGCGCGTAGAGCAAACGGCCCGACCATCGTTCGTCGGCCGGATGTTCCCTGGCTTTGTCGGCGGGGTGATTGGTGCCGTCTTGACCGGCGCGATCGCTTTCCCGTTTATCGATCAAGTGCCGACGAACGTGTCCGATACGAACGTGACGTCGGAAGGGTCACCGGTCCAGACGACATCGACGACGACTGACAGTTCGGTCACCGATGCGGTCGCGACCGCGCAACCTGCCGTCGTGACGGTGAACAACTTCGCGTCAAACGGATTTTCAAATGAAGCCGTCGAAGCCGGGGTCGGCTCGGGCGTCATCTATAAGAAAGACGGCGACTCGGCCTATATCGTCACGAACCATCACGTCGTCAATGGTGCCGACCGCTTGACCGTGACGTTCAATGACGGGTCAACGGCAGACGCCAAACTGATGGGCAGCGATGCCACGTACGATTTGGCCGTGCTCGAGGTCGATGCGGACAAAGTCTCGTCCGTCATCTCGATCGGGAAGTCGAGCGAATTGAAACCAGGTCAGACCGTCATCGCGATCGGCAACCCGCTCGGCCAGTTTGAGAACTCGGTCACACGCGGCGTCGTCTCTTCGACGTCACGTCTCGTGCCGGTCGATACGGATGAGAACGGACAAGCCGACTTCAACGCCGAAGTCATCCAAACGGATGCTGCCATCAACCCGGGTAACTCCGGTGGCGCATTAATTAACGAATCGGGACAATTGATTGGGATCAACTCGATGAAAATTGCGACCGACTCGGTCGAAGGGGTTGGTTTCTCAATCCCGGTTGACATCGCCTTGCCGCTCATCAATCAAATCGAACAGACGGGAGAAGTGAACCATCCGTCGCTCGGTGTCTCGCTTCGTGACGTATCTGAATTCCCACCAGGGTACTTGACCGAGCAAATCAATTTACCGGAGTCAGTGACAGCCGGTACGATCATCGTCGAAGTACAGGCAAACAGTTCGGCGGCACGGGCAGGGCTTGAAGCGCGCGACGTCATCGTGAAAATCAATGATCAAGCCGTCTCGTCGTTCATCGACCTGCGAAGTGAATTGATTCGAGATACGGACGGGACGGTCAAAATCGAATACGTTCGTGATGGAAAGACCGAGACGGTCGATGTCGAGATTCAAAACGCAAATGGAGACGCACTGTAA
- a CDS encoding fumarylacetoacetate hydrolase family protein: MKWCSFQVEGEQRVGVVAGEFVYDVSNQLHTTSLLEVIAREFEPDVDLDVAPRSPLNDVTLVAPYRPLKNVICIGKNYEEHVKEMDTAGAGKLVIFTKAPTSVVGPGAVVERHPELTEQLDYEGELAVIIGKSGRDIDDVDAHIFGYTILNDITARDVQKQHVQFFRGKSFDTFCPMGPYIVTPDELEFPLTIQTVVNGETRQDGSTADMIRPIKELIRTLSKGMTLEAGDIIATGTPAGVGHGMKPPVYLQSGDTVEVSISGIGTLKNVIV; the protein is encoded by the coding sequence ATGAAATGGTGTAGTTTTCAAGTTGAAGGAGAGCAAAGGGTCGGTGTCGTGGCAGGAGAGTTCGTCTATGATGTCAGTAACCAATTACATACGACCTCGCTGTTAGAGGTCATCGCGCGTGAGTTTGAACCGGATGTCGATTTGGACGTCGCGCCTCGGTCACCACTGAACGACGTCACGCTCGTCGCACCGTATCGTCCGCTTAAAAATGTCATCTGCATCGGCAAAAACTATGAAGAGCACGTAAAAGAGATGGATACGGCGGGGGCTGGCAAACTCGTCATCTTCACGAAAGCGCCGACCTCGGTCGTCGGACCAGGAGCGGTCGTCGAACGTCATCCCGAATTGACCGAGCAACTCGACTATGAAGGGGAACTCGCTGTCATCATCGGAAAATCAGGGCGAGACATTGACGACGTCGACGCCCATATCTTCGGCTACACGATTTTAAACGACATCACGGCCCGTGACGTGCAAAAACAACACGTTCAGTTTTTCCGAGGCAAATCGTTCGATACGTTCTGTCCGATGGGTCCGTATATCGTCACTCCGGATGAACTTGAGTTCCCACTTACGATTCAAACGGTCGTGAATGGCGAGACACGCCAAGATGGGTCGACGGCGGATATGATTCGTCCGATTAAAGAGTTGATTCGGACATTGTCAAAAGGAATGACACTTGAAGCGGGAGATATCATCGCGACCGGCACGCCGGCCGGGGTAGGTCACGGCATGAAGCCGCCCGTCTATCTCCAGTCTGGGGACACGGTCGAGGTGAGCATCTCGGGGATCGGGACGCTAAAAAACGTCATCGTCTGA
- the nrdG gene encoding anaerobic ribonucleoside-triphosphate reductase activating protein, protein MRVLSVIDESVVDGPGVRSVIFMAGCPHRCPGCHNPESWNPRGGEEVAIEDLLTRVEQSGWDGVTVSGGEPFLQPEALARLVDGCKALQKNVWVYTGYTFEQLQAMDDEHVTSVLDRADVLVDGRFEQPLMDRSLRFRGSSNQRIIFLNKA, encoded by the coding sequence ATGCGCGTCCTATCCGTAATTGACGAATCGGTCGTCGACGGTCCAGGTGTTCGGTCGGTCATCTTTATGGCAGGCTGCCCTCATCGATGCCCCGGGTGTCACAATCCGGAATCGTGGAATCCGCGCGGGGGAGAAGAAGTGGCAATCGAGGACTTGCTCACCCGTGTCGAACAATCCGGATGGGATGGCGTCACCGTCTCGGGCGGAGAGCCGTTTCTCCAACCAGAAGCGTTGGCCCGGCTCGTCGACGGGTGCAAGGCGCTCCAGAAAAACGTATGGGTGTATACGGGTTATACGTTCGAACAGTTGCAAGCGATGGACGATGAACACGTCACAAGCGTGCTCGACCGTGCCGATGTGCTCGTCGATGGGCGCTTCGAACAGCCACTTATGGATCGGTCGCTCCGGTTTCGGGGGTCGAGCAACCAGCGAATTATTTTTTTGAACAAAGCGTAA
- a CDS encoding anaerobic ribonucleoside triphosphate reductase, whose product MLQLYEDVCVLPDQDLVQENANVDGKSPLGKLARLSSEVSKQLSTTYLLSERSRQAVEDNFLYIHDADYYVTGSTTCCQIPLGELLTHGFHTGHGTIRPPQDIRSAMALASIILQANQNMQHGGQAFPMFDVDLAPYVEKTYERQLERLKKLPVEWTTELLLEIAEAETITATYQACEAFIHNANSMHSRGGGQVPFVSINYGTDTSRWGRVFIRELLRATERGLGNGETPIFPIQIFKVKEGVNFHEDDPNVDLFRLACRVTGKRLFPNFSFVDAPFNLQYYDGTHASEVAYMGCRTRVMGNRHGTETSIGRGNLSFSTLNLVKMALVSSDIHSFYETLDAYVDIAIDQLLERFDYQAKRHADEFRFLYAQHVWRGGETLGPEDDLREVLKQGTLSVGFIGLAEALRVLTGGTHAESREAERLGLDIATHLRDRMRQAAERHDLNFSLLATPAEGLSGKFVLKDQQAFGIIEGVTDRAFYTNSFHVPVYQAVSIRDKVRLEAPYHALCDAGHITYVEVDGSLAHNAEAVEAIVRLMRAEDVGYGSINHPVDRCGNCGLEGIIDEACPTCGEREQIERIRRITGYLVGTMDRWNSAKREEERARVKHHARPIRN is encoded by the coding sequence ATGCTCCAGCTTTATGAAGATGTCTGTGTTCTCCCAGATCAGGACCTCGTACAAGAGAACGCCAACGTCGACGGGAAATCACCACTTGGAAAACTGGCACGATTATCCTCAGAAGTCTCGAAACAGTTGTCGACGACATATCTTTTATCAGAACGGTCACGTCAAGCCGTCGAAGATAATTTTTTGTATATCCATGACGCCGACTACTACGTGACGGGATCGACGACGTGTTGTCAAATCCCACTCGGTGAGTTACTGACTCACGGATTTCATACCGGGCACGGGACAATTCGACCGCCCCAAGATATCCGCTCGGCGATGGCGCTCGCTTCGATCATTCTTCAAGCGAACCAAAACATGCAGCATGGCGGTCAAGCGTTCCCGATGTTTGATGTCGACCTCGCGCCGTACGTCGAAAAGACGTACGAACGTCAGCTCGAGCGGCTCAAAAAGCTACCGGTCGAATGGACGACCGAGCTACTTCTTGAAATCGCCGAGGCAGAGACGATCACGGCAACGTATCAAGCGTGTGAAGCGTTCATCCACAACGCCAATTCGATGCATTCACGGGGTGGTGGACAAGTACCCTTCGTCTCCATCAATTACGGGACCGACACGAGTCGTTGGGGCCGGGTATTCATTCGAGAGTTGTTACGTGCGACCGAGCGGGGGCTCGGCAACGGGGAGACACCGATTTTCCCGATTCAAATCTTTAAAGTGAAAGAAGGGGTCAACTTCCATGAGGATGATCCGAACGTCGACTTGTTCCGACTCGCTTGTCGCGTGACGGGCAAACGGTTATTCCCGAACTTCTCGTTCGTCGATGCCCCGTTCAACTTGCAATACTACGACGGGACGCACGCCTCTGAAGTAGCCTACATGGGTTGCCGGACACGCGTGATGGGGAATCGGCATGGCACCGAGACGTCGATTGGACGCGGCAACTTATCCTTTTCGACCTTGAATTTGGTCAAGATGGCGCTCGTCTCCTCGGATATCCATTCCTTTTATGAGACGCTCGACGCCTATGTCGACATCGCCATCGATCAACTGCTCGAACGGTTCGACTATCAAGCGAAGCGACACGCCGATGAATTTCGGTTTCTTTACGCCCAACACGTCTGGCGGGGTGGAGAGACGCTCGGTCCAGAGGATGATTTACGCGAAGTGTTGAAGCAAGGGACGCTCTCGGTCGGATTTATCGGTCTCGCCGAAGCGCTACGTGTCCTCACAGGCGGTACGCATGCCGAGTCGCGAGAGGCGGAACGGCTCGGGCTCGACATCGCCACGCATTTACGTGATCGGATGAGACAGGCGGCGGAGCGCCACGACTTGAACTTCTCGCTGTTGGCCACCCCGGCCGAAGGATTATCTGGGAAGTTCGTCTTAAAGGATCAGCAGGCGTTCGGGATAATCGAAGGTGTGACCGACCGCGCCTTTTACACAAACTCGTTTCATGTGCCGGTATATCAGGCGGTCTCGATTCGGGACAAAGTCCGCTTAGAAGCGCCATACCATGCGCTCTGTGACGCTGGACATATCACGTATGTTGAAGTCGACGGATCGCTCGCCCATAATGCGGAGGCGGTCGAAGCGATTGTCCGGCTCATGCGCGCCGAGGACGTCGGTTACGGGTCGATTAACCATCCCGTCGACCGTTGCGGCAACTGCGGTCTCGAAGGCATCATCGACGAAGCGTGCCCGACATGTGGGGAGCGCGAGCAGATTGAACGGATTCGTCGCATCACCGGCTATTTGGTAGGCACGATGGACCGATGGAATTCGGCGAAACGAGAAGAAGAACGAGCGAGGGTGAAGCATCATGCGCGTCCTATCCGTAATTGA
- a CDS encoding formate/nitrite transporter family protein, translated as MASMEIHALESLRKKAQASSQMIHYRPMEYFLRAMLAGIFIGFASIFTLKVVNGMYLIDSPFTTLIGGFSFGIALVMIIYGGAELFTGNTMYFTTSTMRGYTTLSDTMLVWLLCFVGNALGGVLFALLLAPTGVIQELGMNNWLFSVVESKMHHTTVEIFFRAIFCNWMVCLAIFLPKQMKNEFAQIFSMIFLVAVFFASGFDHVIANFVLFALTLVVPHPEAISFAGAIHNLIPATFGNIIGGALFMGAIYTWLNAKGLREAQESEATEEVELKIVKPAKEV; from the coding sequence ATGGCATCAATGGAAATCCATGCACTCGAATCGTTGCGGAAGAAAGCACAGGCGTCTTCGCAAATGATTCATTATCGGCCAATGGAGTACTTTTTACGGGCAATGCTCGCGGGGATCTTTATCGGATTCGCTTCAATTTTCACATTGAAAGTCGTCAACGGGATGTATTTGATCGATTCCCCGTTCACGACACTCATCGGAGGATTCTCATTCGGGATCGCCCTCGTCATGATCATCTACGGGGGAGCCGAACTGTTCACCGGGAATACGATGTATTTCACGACCTCGACGATGCGTGGCTATACGACGCTCAGCGACACGATGCTCGTCTGGTTGCTCTGTTTTGTCGGGAACGCCCTCGGCGGCGTCTTGTTCGCCTTGTTGCTCGCACCGACGGGCGTCATCCAAGAACTCGGCATGAACAACTGGCTGTTCTCGGTCGTTGAAAGTAAAATGCACCATACGACGGTCGAAATTTTCTTCCGCGCCATCTTCTGTAACTGGATGGTCTGTCTCGCCATCTTCTTACCGAAGCAAATGAAAAACGAGTTCGCGCAAATCTTCTCGATGATCTTCCTCGTTGCCGTCTTCTTCGCTTCAGGATTTGATCACGTCATCGCCAACTTCGTCTTGTTCGCCCTCACGCTCGTCGTCCCACATCCTGAGGCGATCAGCTTTGCCGGTGCGATCCACAACTTGATTCCGGCCACGTTCGGTAATATCATCGGCGGCGCGCTGTTCATGGGTGCGATTTATACGTGGTTGAACGCGAAAGGTTTGCGTGAAGCCCAAGAATCGGAAGCAACGGAAGAAGTCGAACTGAAAATTGTGAAACCTGCCAAAGAAGTATAA
- a CDS encoding IS3 family transposase — protein MHGDRKRVEKEVVLKTVELLKRKYTITTILRVLDVPRATYYRWVREPVKHPSVLEQAIVEVCKHTKYRYGHRKIKALLEQNYELTANRNTVQRIMKKHHLQCRIKPKRKWRSQGESIIIAPDLLKRDFTASEPNKKWVTDITYIQYGSTTKYLSTIIDLFNNEIVAYKLYEHQQTPLVIDTLKKALESRNNPEGVIIHSDQGSVYTSYAFQDFVKRNHLTSSMSRRGNCWDNAVIESFHSNLKSEGFQYVKFNSLSDQEVHERVNHYLTYYNEERIQEKLGYLTPIKYGGMAA, from the coding sequence ATTCATGGAGATCGAAAGAGAGTTGAGAAAGAAGTAGTCCTAAAGACTGTAGAACTTTTGAAGAGGAAATATACGATCACGACGATCCTACGTGTCCTAGACGTGCCACGGGCAACCTATTACCGTTGGGTCAGAGAACCGGTGAAGCACCCTTCGGTGCTAGAGCAAGCAATCGTCGAAGTATGTAAGCATACGAAATATCGATATGGACATCGAAAGATAAAGGCCCTGTTAGAGCAAAACTATGAGTTAACAGCAAACCGGAACACCGTACAGAGAATCATGAAGAAACACCATCTCCAGTGTCGGATCAAACCCAAACGAAAATGGAGGTCTCAGGGTGAGAGCATCATCATCGCACCTGACCTTCTCAAACGAGACTTCACGGCCAGTGAACCGAATAAGAAGTGGGTGACGGACATCACCTATATCCAATACGGGAGCACGACGAAATATCTTTCGACCATCATCGACCTATTCAACAATGAAATCGTTGCCTACAAGTTGTACGAGCATCAACAGACGCCCCTCGTCATCGATACGTTAAAGAAGGCGTTGGAGAGCCGGAACAACCCCGAAGGGGTCATCATCCATTCGGACCAAGGAAGTGTCTATACCTCATATGCCTTTCAAGATTTCGTTAAGAGGAACCATCTGACGAGCAGCATGTCTCGAAGAGGCAACTGTTGGGACAATGCGGTGATCGAATCATTCCATTCGAACTTGAAGTCTGAGGGCTTCCAGTACGTCAAGTTCAACTCGTTAAGCGACCAGGAAGTGCATGAACGGGTGAACCATTACTTGACCTACTACAACGAAGAACGTATCCAAGAAAAATTAGGCTACCTCACACCGATAAAATACGGTGGGATGGCAGCCTAA